A genomic segment from Luteolibacter ambystomatis encodes:
- a CDS encoding PfkB family carbohydrate kinase, with protein MATPSAVLVGGTIAIDHVKTPAAEAENLLGGSASYAALAASYFTSPVHLVGIVGQDFPPQHLTMLESHGVTLDGVERSQGDSFAWSGEYHENMNDRTTHSVSVNVLEDWEVKVPAALAASPIVVLANMSPDNQLQLLDQCTAPERFVVADTMDLWINIARGRLHEVLKRIDLLVINEGEARDFMGTSNLILAGRRLLETGPRNVVIKLGEFGAMLFSEQETGSADWALSENTFFRCAAFPLREVADPTGAGDTFLGGLAGHLASTGKTRFGFEDIRRAVVQGSVVASFTCEAFSTRRLETLDTAEIARRLDLFKRMSDW; from the coding sequence ATGGCCACTCCCTCTGCTGTCCTCGTTGGTGGAACGATCGCGATCGACCACGTCAAAACCCCGGCGGCGGAAGCGGAGAATCTGCTGGGTGGCTCGGCTTCGTATGCCGCCTTGGCCGCGTCCTATTTCACCTCGCCCGTCCACCTCGTAGGCATCGTCGGCCAGGATTTCCCACCGCAGCACCTCACGATGCTGGAATCGCACGGCGTGACCCTCGATGGCGTCGAGCGATCGCAAGGAGACTCCTTCGCCTGGTCCGGCGAGTATCATGAGAACATGAACGACCGCACGACCCACAGCGTCTCGGTCAATGTGCTCGAGGACTGGGAGGTCAAGGTGCCCGCCGCGCTGGCCGCCAGCCCGATCGTCGTGCTCGCGAACATGTCCCCGGACAACCAGCTCCAGTTGCTCGACCAATGCACCGCGCCGGAGCGGTTCGTCGTTGCGGACACCATGGACCTCTGGATCAACATCGCCCGTGGGCGCCTGCACGAGGTCCTGAAGCGGATCGATCTGCTGGTTATCAATGAAGGAGAAGCCCGCGATTTCATGGGGACCTCCAACCTGATCCTGGCGGGTCGCCGCCTTCTCGAAACCGGCCCCCGCAATGTGGTGATCAAGCTTGGCGAATTCGGAGCCATGCTCTTCTCCGAACAGGAAACCGGCTCCGCCGATTGGGCGCTTTCCGAGAATACCTTTTTCCGCTGCGCCGCTTTCCCGCTTCGCGAGGTGGCCGATCCCACCGGGGCTGGCGACACCTTTCTGGGCGGTCTTGCCGGCCATTTGGCTTCCACGGGCAAAACCCGTTTCGGCTTCGAGGACATCCGTCGCGCGGTCGTCCAGGGTTCCGTGGTGGCATCGTTCACCTGCGAGGCATTCTCCACCCGCCGTCTGGAGACGCTCGATACTGCGGAAATCGCCCGCCGTCTCGATCTCTTCAAGCGTATGAGCGATTGGTGA
- a CDS encoding DUF1802 family protein, translating into MSDAIGFKEWQVVCDALASGRQTVILRKGGIHEGRAGFSFAHESFFLFPTRFHAQGDHVTEGSVSPMPEWQPGDLVRITHHAKAIWAKTLADWSQVEALAPYHIYAPDLVRERFDWEGKGMTAGSIHVALVQVSQLAEPWEFPYAPKYGGCRSWVNLPPPPEDILTSARPIPSNRLLELISM; encoded by the coding sequence ATGTCAGACGCGATCGGCTTCAAGGAATGGCAGGTGGTTTGTGACGCGCTCGCGTCCGGCCGCCAGACGGTAATCCTGCGCAAGGGTGGCATTCATGAAGGGCGCGCCGGTTTTTCCTTCGCCCACGAATCCTTCTTTCTCTTCCCGACCCGATTCCATGCCCAGGGCGATCATGTGACCGAGGGCTCGGTGAGTCCCATGCCCGAGTGGCAGCCCGGCGACCTCGTTCGCATCACGCACCACGCCAAAGCCATTTGGGCGAAGACCTTGGCCGATTGGTCGCAGGTCGAAGCTCTGGCACCTTATCACATCTATGCTCCCGACCTTGTCCGCGAGCGCTTCGACTGGGAAGGCAAAGGCATGACAGCAGGCAGCATCCACGTGGCGCTCGTCCAAGTCAGCCAACTCGCCGAACCTTGGGAATTCCCCTATGCTCCAAAATACGGTGGCTGCCGGAGCTGGGTGAATCTGCCGCCACCTCCTGAAGATATTCTCACCTCCGCAAGGCCGATCCCTTCGAATCGACTCCTTGAACTGATCTCCATGTAG
- the metX gene encoding homoserine O-acetyltransferase MetX, whose amino-acid sequence MSNVTTRFFHTGSATDPIRLRDGGEMEEVTLAYETWGELNEDRSNAILLFHALSGSHHAAGFNPDIEAINGIWQPELHEGWWSDMIGPGLALDTNRYFIICANYLGGCYGSSGPASLDPETGKPWGSRFPHVTAADQVEIQARLLDDFGIGKLVAVIGPSVGGLLALAFATRFPHRVANVVSIASGYKTTVLNRLVLFEQILAIENDPNFNGGDYYEGAPPLYGLALARMISHKTFVHLDAIERRARQDVVQPDDVLAWYRVRDQFQSYMLHQGKKFVKRFDANTYLRINDMWSRFDGAQEGDAGSPEDLFARVKDAGQKWLVFSIDSDFCFYPEEQTELVTHLEKAKVDVMHITVHSDKGHDSFLLEPNLYTPHIAWVLGRA is encoded by the coding sequence ATGTCGAACGTCACCACCCGCTTTTTCCATACGGGAAGCGCCACCGATCCGATCCGTTTACGCGACGGCGGAGAGATGGAGGAGGTGACGCTGGCCTATGAAACCTGGGGTGAACTGAATGAGGATCGTTCCAATGCGATCCTGCTGTTTCACGCTCTTTCCGGTTCGCATCATGCCGCCGGCTTCAATCCGGATATTGAGGCGATCAACGGCATCTGGCAGCCGGAGCTGCATGAAGGCTGGTGGTCCGACATGATCGGGCCGGGCCTCGCGCTCGATACGAACCGCTATTTCATCATCTGTGCCAACTACCTCGGCGGCTGCTATGGTTCCAGTGGCCCCGCGTCGTTGGACCCGGAAACGGGCAAGCCGTGGGGCTCCAGGTTTCCTCATGTGACTGCCGCCGATCAGGTGGAGATCCAGGCCCGCTTGCTGGACGACTTCGGCATCGGGAAACTGGTGGCCGTGATCGGACCTTCCGTCGGTGGCCTTCTGGCACTGGCCTTCGCCACAAGATTCCCGCACCGCGTGGCAAACGTGGTTTCCATCGCTTCCGGCTATAAAACCACGGTGCTCAACCGTCTGGTGCTGTTCGAGCAGATTCTCGCCATCGAGAACGATCCGAACTTCAATGGCGGTGACTACTACGAAGGTGCTCCGCCGCTCTACGGCCTGGCACTGGCCCGTATGATCTCCCACAAGACCTTCGTCCACCTCGATGCGATCGAGCGCCGCGCCCGTCAGGACGTGGTGCAGCCGGATGACGTGCTGGCATGGTACCGTGTGCGGGACCAGTTTCAGAGCTATATGCTGCATCAGGGGAAGAAGTTCGTGAAACGCTTCGATGCGAATACCTATCTCCGGATCAATGACATGTGGTCGCGGTTCGATGGTGCGCAGGAAGGGGATGCCGGTTCTCCGGAGGATCTTTTCGCCCGGGTGAAGGATGCGGGCCAGAAGTGGCTGGTTTTCTCCATCGACTCGGACTTCTGCTTTTATCCCGAGGAGCAAACGGAACTCGTCACCCACCTTGAGAAGGCCAAGGTGGATGTGATGCACATCACCGTGCATTCGGACAAGGGTCACGACTCGTTCCTGCTGGAACCGAATCTGTACACGCCCCATATCGCGTGGGTGCTGGGTCGCGCCTGA
- a CDS encoding PEP-CTERM sorting domain-containing protein (PEP-CTERM proteins occur, often in large numbers, in the proteomes of bacteria that also encode an exosortase, a predicted intramembrane cysteine proteinase. The presence of a PEP-CTERM domain at a protein's C-terminus predicts cleavage within the sorting domain, followed by covalent anchoring to some some component of the (usually Gram-negative) cell surface. Many PEP-CTERM proteins exhibit an unusual sequence composition that includes large numbers of potential glycosylation sites. Expression of one such protein has been shown restore the ability of a bacterium to form floc, a type of biofilm.): protein MKNISLAGLLCRRALVLLALTPAAMAATVFTENFSSTTLVDKPNSYLGGYYGNPVNFGEWARSGPTISLSSGTLQVSSDSGYRGAAILLSPSLFPSAGAYTLSFDVVSYTGDANDTATVAVWQGSGYDMSRSSGNALILHTQTGQLQALGSASSSMLVSGSYNAAATGVTLDFNYDGVSTVALFFGATTGGYPFPTVRYDNISVTSKAVSAVPEPSAVAILALPLGLALWRRNRRA from the coding sequence ATGAAAAATATCTCCCTCGCGGGACTACTGTGTCGTCGTGCCCTCGTTCTGCTGGCCCTGACTCCGGCAGCCATGGCGGCCACCGTGTTCACGGAGAACTTCTCCAGCACGACCCTCGTTGACAAACCGAACTCCTATTTGGGCGGTTACTATGGCAACCCGGTGAATTTCGGTGAATGGGCCCGCTCTGGTCCGACCATCAGCCTGTCTTCCGGCACGCTCCAGGTCTCCAGCGACAGCGGCTACCGGGGTGCGGCGATCCTGCTTTCCCCATCGCTGTTTCCCTCCGCCGGAGCCTACACCCTTTCGTTCGATGTCGTCAGCTACACCGGTGATGCCAATGACACGGCCACCGTGGCCGTCTGGCAGGGTTCCGGCTACGATATGAGCCGCTCGAGCGGAAATGCGCTCATCCTTCACACCCAGACCGGCCAATTGCAGGCCCTCGGCTCGGCGAGTTCCAGCATGCTGGTTTCGGGCAGCTACAATGCCGCGGCAACCGGGGTGACACTCGATTTCAACTACGATGGAGTTAGTACTGTCGCTCTGTTTTTCGGAGCGACCACCGGTGGTTATCCGTTCCCCACGGTGCGGTATGACAATATCTCCGTGACCTCGAAGGCTGTGAGCGCGGTGCCGGAACCTTCGGCCGTGGCCATCCTTGCGCTGCCGCTCGGGCTCGCCCTGTGGCGCCGCAACCGCCGCGCCTGA
- a CDS encoding metallophosphoesterase family protein: MKEPIRILSDLHLGHRVSRIGQVESLRPLIAGAGTVIFNGDTWQELAIPFRERSAKMLEELRTICTEEGAEPVFLSGNHDPGWPGTGWLELAGGRILITHGDALFFDGSPWSREAIHGQEMIRRLWREHHAAACDAGERLRLAREIARNLVPRVFPKGKKLWQRVWEAAHPPQRALNMLYAWLSQGGAAAEFAEQFFPKAEIVVIGHFHLGGIWQRRGRLVINTGAFLPPGKATCVEIRDGWLTCSRVLESAEACTLEAPFARWRL, from the coding sequence ATGAAGGAACCCATCCGCATCCTGTCCGACCTGCACCTGGGTCACCGTGTGTCACGGATCGGACAGGTGGAATCGCTGCGGCCGCTCATCGCTGGAGCGGGCACGGTCATTTTCAATGGCGACACGTGGCAGGAGCTGGCGATTCCATTCCGCGAGCGGTCGGCCAAGATGTTGGAAGAACTGCGGACGATCTGCACGGAGGAAGGTGCCGAGCCGGTCTTCCTCTCCGGGAACCATGATCCGGGCTGGCCGGGCACCGGTTGGCTGGAATTGGCCGGTGGTCGTATCCTGATTACCCACGGCGACGCATTGTTCTTCGATGGCTCGCCCTGGAGCCGGGAAGCGATCCATGGCCAGGAGATGATCCGCCGTCTCTGGCGGGAACATCATGCCGCCGCGTGCGATGCCGGAGAACGGCTCCGGCTGGCGCGGGAAATCGCCCGCAATCTGGTGCCGCGGGTGTTCCCAAAGGGCAAGAAGCTGTGGCAGCGCGTCTGGGAAGCGGCCCACCCGCCGCAACGGGCGCTCAACATGCTTTACGCGTGGCTTTCACAGGGAGGTGCTGCCGCCGAATTCGCAGAGCAGTTTTTCCCAAAGGCCGAGATCGTCGTCATCGGCCATTTCCACCTCGGCGGAATCTGGCAGCGACGCGGCAGGCTGGTGATCAATACGGGTGCCTTCCTCCCTCCCGGCAAAGCCACTTGCGTGGAGATCCGGGACGGGTGGCTGACCTGCTCACGCGTACTGGAGAGTGCGGAAGCCTGCACTCTGGAGGCTCCCTTCGCACGATGGAGGCTGTAG
- the rlmB gene encoding 23S rRNA (guanosine(2251)-2'-O)-methyltransferase RlmB: MNASTDPGLPGFPRLPMLARMKQRPRGPGRHEHQARENRHVRETEETTPSMDEEDLYALLADKKDAFVLILDCVQDPHNLGAILRTADGAGVHAVVAPKDKAVGITDTVRRISVGASDHVPFVQVTNLARTMEKLKAGGLWLVGTSDRADKSIYELDLKGPLGLVLGAEEKGMRRLTEENCDFLASIPMAGKVECLNVSVATGVCLYEAVRQRRGGGK, translated from the coding sequence ATGAACGCATCCACCGATCCGGGATTGCCCGGCTTCCCCCGCCTCCCCATGCTCGCGCGCATGAAGCAACGTCCGCGCGGCCCCGGCCGCCACGAACACCAGGCACGCGAAAACCGCCACGTCCGTGAAACCGAGGAAACCACGCCCTCGATGGATGAAGAGGATCTCTACGCCCTGCTCGCGGACAAGAAGGATGCGTTCGTCCTGATCCTCGACTGTGTGCAGGATCCCCACAATCTCGGCGCGATCCTCCGCACCGCCGATGGCGCGGGCGTTCATGCCGTGGTCGCGCCAAAGGACAAGGCGGTGGGCATCACCGATACCGTCCGCCGGATTTCAGTAGGGGCTTCCGATCATGTGCCCTTCGTGCAAGTCACCAATCTGGCGCGCACGATGGAGAAGCTGAAAGCCGGCGGGCTGTGGCTGGTAGGCACTTCCGACCGTGCGGACAAATCGATCTATGAGCTCGATTTGAAGGGTCCGCTGGGATTGGTGCTGGGCGCGGAGGAGAAAGGCATGCGCCGCCTGACCGAGGAGAATTGCGATTTCCTGGCCTCCATTCCGATGGCCGGGAAAGTCGAGTGCCTGAACGTTTCCGTGGCCACCGGAGTGTGCCTCTACGAAGCCGTCCGCCAGCGCCGGGGCGGCGGCAAATGA
- the ypfJ gene encoding KPN_02809 family neutral zinc metallopeptidase, which produces MKLDDLRESENVDDNRGRGGGRGGLALGGTGTIIVVVILLLMGKDPRALLNMADQGGPVASAPASPADEKMVSFVKKVLGSTEDVWTVEFQKLGRNYDKPRLEIFTQRTQSGCGLADAGMGPFYCPADQKVYIDLSFYRELKERFGAPGDFAQAYVIAHEVGHHIQHELGLSRPLDEARSRGASQSEQNALSVRLELQADFLAGLWARKQDDKNKFLEPGDIEEAMRCAQAIGDDTLQKQAQGRVVPDSFTHGSSAQRVKWFMKGYQTGDIRQGDTFSARDL; this is translated from the coding sequence ATGAAACTGGACGACCTGCGGGAGAGCGAGAATGTGGATGACAATCGGGGTAGGGGCGGTGGCCGCGGCGGACTGGCCCTGGGAGGTACGGGCACGATCATCGTGGTCGTCATCCTGCTGCTGATGGGGAAGGACCCTCGGGCGCTCCTCAATATGGCGGATCAAGGCGGGCCGGTTGCCTCCGCTCCGGCTTCACCAGCGGATGAAAAGATGGTGTCCTTCGTGAAGAAGGTGCTCGGCAGCACCGAGGATGTCTGGACCGTGGAGTTCCAGAAGCTGGGCCGGAACTACGACAAGCCGCGCCTCGAAATCTTCACCCAGCGCACCCAGTCCGGCTGTGGCCTGGCGGATGCCGGGATGGGTCCCTTCTATTGTCCTGCCGACCAGAAGGTGTACATCGATCTCTCCTTTTACCGGGAGTTGAAGGAGCGCTTCGGCGCGCCCGGGGATTTCGCCCAAGCCTATGTGATCGCCCATGAGGTCGGCCATCACATCCAGCACGAGCTCGGCTTGTCCCGGCCGCTGGACGAGGCGCGGTCACGTGGTGCCAGCCAGTCCGAGCAGAACGCGCTCTCCGTGCGCCTGGAACTCCAGGCCGATTTCCTCGCAGGCCTGTGGGCGCGCAAGCAGGATGACAAGAACAAGTTCCTCGAACCCGGGGACATCGAGGAGGCGATGCGCTGTGCCCAGGCGATTGGCGATGATACGCTGCAGAAGCAGGCCCAAGGCCGGGTCGTGCCGGATTCCTTCACCCACGGTTCGTCCGCGCAGCGGGTGAAGTGGTTCATGAAGGGCTACCAGACCGGAGATATCCGGCAGGGCGATACCTTCAGCGCGCGGGATTTGTGA
- a CDS encoding acylphosphatase: MIAKRVIFEGRVQGVGFRYTTKDLARGFEVCGWVRNLPDGTVEMQMMGEKDELEDFLKEITEESAVAHHIQHVRSESIPLLEGVRGFSIER; this comes from the coding sequence ATGATTGCCAAACGCGTCATCTTCGAAGGCCGCGTCCAAGGTGTGGGCTTCCGCTACACGACCAAGGATCTCGCCCGCGGTTTCGAAGTCTGCGGCTGGGTGCGGAATCTTCCCGATGGCACGGTGGAGATGCAGATGATGGGGGAGAAGGACGAGCTCGAGGACTTCCTCAAAGAGATCACCGAGGAGTCCGCTGTGGCGCACCATATCCAACACGTCCGCAGCGAAAGCATTCCGCTGCTGGAAGGCGTGCGCGGCTTCAGCATCGAGCGGTAG
- a CDS encoding YhgN family NAAT transporter: MNLAATALTLFLVFDPFGNMVIFHTILAKVAPEKRRRVMIRELIFALIVLLGFLLAGSTILSVLGVRPATLSISGGILLFLIALGMVFPAKSMLTDATTDEPFIVPLAVPLIAGPSSIALLLLLANKYPDQRTQSALALGIAWGAAALILLISPLILKLLGNKGTAALERLMGLLLILIAVQMFLDGLAAYTHAGPS; encoded by the coding sequence ATGAATCTCGCGGCCACCGCCCTCACGTTGTTCCTCGTCTTCGATCCCTTCGGCAACATGGTGATCTTCCACACCATTCTCGCCAAGGTGGCCCCGGAGAAGCGGCGGCGCGTGATGATCCGCGAGTTGATCTTCGCCCTCATCGTGTTGTTGGGGTTTCTGCTCGCGGGCTCGACCATTCTTTCGGTTCTCGGAGTACGCCCGGCGACTCTGAGCATTTCGGGTGGCATCCTGTTGTTCCTGATCGCGCTCGGGATGGTCTTTCCCGCGAAGTCGATGCTGACGGATGCGACCACCGACGAACCGTTCATCGTTCCTCTCGCCGTGCCATTGATCGCAGGTCCTTCGTCCATTGCCTTGCTGTTGCTGCTCGCGAACAAATATCCCGACCAGCGCACGCAATCCGCGCTGGCGCTCGGCATCGCATGGGGAGCAGCCGCCTTGATCCTGTTGATCTCACCGCTGATCCTGAAGCTGCTGGGCAACAAGGGCACGGCCGCGCTGGAGCGGCTGATGGGGTTGCTGCTCATCCTCATCGCGGTGCAGATGTTCCTCGACGGGCTCGCGGCCTACACCCACGCTGGCCCCTCATGA
- the folP gene encoding dihydropteroate synthase, with translation MKWRIKGRGLDLSRGVVMGILNVTPDSFSDGGRHAAVESALEHARRMIAEGAEIIDVGGESTRPGAAEVSAEIEIARTTPLIRALRREWDGFISIDTWKAAVAAEALAAGADIVNDISGLTRDPGMPDVCRTSGCGVVVMHMQGTPGTMQIAPHYEDVVEEVRAFFAERLETLAAGGLDPAALCFDPGIGFGKSHEHNLALLRNLPRLAPDGFPLLLGISRKSFIGRILGSSYIGERDWPTVAITAYTRRMGVMLHRVHEVRPNVEALRMIEAILGPQ, from the coding sequence ATGAAATGGAGGATCAAAGGTCGCGGATTGGACCTCTCGCGGGGCGTGGTGATGGGGATTTTGAACGTCACTCCGGACTCCTTTTCCGATGGCGGACGTCATGCCGCCGTGGAGTCGGCGCTTGAGCATGCACGCCGGATGATCGCGGAGGGCGCGGAAATCATCGATGTGGGAGGTGAATCGACCCGTCCCGGAGCGGCGGAGGTCTCCGCGGAAATCGAAATCGCCCGGACCACACCGTTGATCCGGGCGCTGCGGCGCGAATGGGACGGCTTCATTTCCATCGATACCTGGAAGGCGGCCGTGGCTGCGGAGGCCTTGGCCGCTGGTGCGGACATCGTGAACGACATCTCCGGACTGACCCGGGATCCCGGCATGCCGGATGTATGCCGGACCAGCGGCTGTGGCGTGGTGGTGATGCACATGCAGGGCACCCCGGGAACGATGCAGATCGCTCCACATTATGAGGACGTGGTGGAGGAAGTCCGCGCCTTCTTTGCGGAACGGCTGGAGACATTGGCGGCGGGAGGATTGGACCCGGCGGCCTTGTGCTTCGATCCCGGCATCGGCTTTGGGAAAAGCCATGAGCACAATCTGGCTTTGCTTCGGAATCTCCCGCGCCTTGCACCGGATGGCTTCCCGCTGCTGCTGGGAATCTCCCGGAAATCCTTCATCGGGCGCATTCTGGGCAGCAGCTACATCGGAGAACGGGACTGGCCCACGGTCGCGATCACCGCGTACACCCGCAGGATGGGCGTGATGCTGCACCGCGTGCATGAGGTGCGGCCGAATGTCGAGGCGCTGCGGATGATCGAGGCCATTCTCGGCCCGCAGTGA